The DNA window GACCGACCGCCTGCAGATCGTGCTCGTCGCACCACCGTTCTACGAGATCCCGCCCACGGGGTACGGCGGCATCGAGGGGGTGGTGGCGCTGCTCGCCGACGGCCTGGTCGACAAGGGGCACGACGTCACTCTGATCGCCGCGGGGGAGCCGGGCACCAAGGCGATCACCCTGCAGACGTTCGAGGACCCGCAGGGGCACCGGCTCGGCCGCGCAGAGCCGGAGCTGCTGCACGCCGCGCGGGTGGCCGGTCTGCTCGGCGACCTCTCGCCCGACGTCGTGCACGACCACTCGGCGGTCGGCCCTGCGTTCGCGCGGGACCGGTCCTTGCCGACCGTGGTCACCTCGCACGGCCCGGCGACCGGC is part of the Actinomycetes bacterium genome and encodes:
- a CDS encoding glycosyltransferase; protein product: MTDRLQIVLVAPPFYEIPPTGYGGIEGVVALLADGLVDKGHDVTLIAAGEPGTKAITLQTFEDPQGHRLGRAEPELLHAARVAGLLGDLSPDVVHDHSAVGPAFARDRSLPTVVTSHGPATG